In the Sphingobacterium sp. PCS056 genome, AATATTTTCGACATCCACTGAAATAAGGTGATTTGAGGTAATGCACGCACGGCATCGTAGCCTGCTGCAAAAGCACGTTCTACTTCAGATTCCATTTTTTCAATGGCTAATGCGGCATCTACTGAACAAGGAAGCTTTAAACTTTTATAAGTAACGATGGATTCGTCCAACATCTTAAAAGGTTTTTCCTCGAGATCAAAAGCACGCATCATCCATACGGGGAAAACCTGAATTTGTTCGTCTAAAGAGGAAAGCTCCTGCCCTGTCAAAAAACAGGTTTTATTATCAAACTTAAATGTTTTAAATGGATTGTATAGTGATGTTGACATATAGTGGACAAAGGTACAGGTTTTATAAAAAGTTAAGTCATCACAAAATAAAAATTCAAATTATGAAAAAATGATTTGATATAAATTGACCTACTGTACTCCTACTTTGAAATTTTCAAAGATTAAGGTTCCTTCAATAGTATTTCCTTCTTTGGTCTTAATCCCTTTTAAGGTTGATGTTCTCCCTTTTTCTAATAGATTTTTCATCTCCTTTTCTTCCAATAAAACACCATTTAACGTACGCCATATTTTAAAATCACAGCCTCTAGCATAATGGTCACATTGCGCAACTTTGTCAAATAATTGAATTTGTCCTGCTGCACATTTTGGACATTTTATCTTTCCTTTTTGCAGGGGCTTGATTTCTTCATGTGCGATAGAGATGCGCAGTTGGAGTAATTCTTTTGTGATGCGTTCGGTATAGTCTTTTATATGCTTCATAAAGACTTCGTATGAAACCTTATTAGCACGCATTTCTTCTAATTTCTGTTCCCATTTACCTGTTAAGGTTACTTTGGCAATGGAACGATCTTTGACCAAATTGTAAACGGTCAATCCCTTATCTGTGGGGATGAGTTTCTTTTTATCGCGTTTAATGTAGTCTCTTTGAAATAAGGTTTCGATTGTTGCTGCACGTGTAGCTGGTGTACCCAATCCACAATCTTTCATGGCTTGACGCATCTCATCGTCATCAATTTCTTTACCTGAAGTTTCCATTGCTTTTAGCAACGATGCTTCCGTATGTATGGGTTTTGCTTTGGTAAATCTTTCGGATAATTCCAGCGATAAGATTTCCAATAGCTCATTGGCTATCAATTTGGGCAATTGCGCGTTTTCATTATCTTGATCTTCGGTGTTTTTATCTTCGTCCGGCAATTCAACCTGATCTGCGGAGAGTCTCCATCCGTACTGCTTGATTACAGTTCCTTTTGCAATCAATTCGACCCCTGCTGCGTTGATCACAACTGTGGTAATATCTTTTAAGCATACATCAGAAAAACTTTCAACCATACGCTTAGCGATCATATTGTAGATATTCCGCTGTTCTTGTACTAAAGCCCCTGGTTTTTCGTCTGTTACCAAAAGGGCATGGTGATCGGTTACTTTCTTTTCATCTACGGATCTTTTATTCAACTTTGCTCCAATGAGATTTCGCGAAATCGTTGCGATACCCTCTTCCGCTGTATCGGCTAAATGCTGGAATAATTCTTCAATCTGTTCGAACACATCTTCTCCTATATAACGTGATCCAGTACGTGGATAAGTAATTACTTTTTTCTCATAAAGTGCCTGTGCTATATTCAAAGTTTGATCTGCAGAATATCCATACTTTTTATTGGCGTCCTGCTGTAAGGATGTTAAATCAAATAGTAACGGTGGTTGTTCTTTGGTTTCTTTTGCTTCAACTTTAGTTACTAAGGCTTCTGAGCCAACTGTAATTTTAGCAATCGATTCTTCTGCTAGCTCTTTTTTATCTATTTTTTCGGAAGTGGCTTTGAACTTGATATTCTCTTTTTCAAAGCCAGCTTGAATTTTATAAAATGTTTGAGGTTTAAAATCTTTATTTTCTAGATAGCGGGAACAGATCATGGCCAATGTCGGCGTCTGCACTCGACCTAGAGAAAGTAAGCCGCGATTTCCGGCAGCAAGCGTGATAGCCTGAGTGGCATTGATACCAATAAGCCAATCTGATTCTGAACGGGAACGCGCCGACATATACAAACTATCATATTCTGTTCCTTCCTTCAGATTTGCGAACCCTTCTTTAATTGCTTTGTCCGTCTGCGAGGAAATCCATAAGCGCTTAAAGGGAACTGTTGCTCCGAGGTAATAGTAAATATTCCGGAAAATCAATTCTCCTTCTCGTCCAGCATCGGTTGCTACGATCACTTCTTCTGCTTTATCTAACAAATATTTAATGGTATTCAGCTGTTTTAATGCACCGGCA is a window encoding:
- a CDS encoding type IA DNA topoisomerase, coding for MKVVIAEKPSVARDLARVMGAKETNDGYISGNGYAFTYAFGHLVQLCTPQAYGFHNWSIANLPIIPTEFKLESKKLKRDGKQIDDAGALKQLNTIKYLLDKAEEVIVATDAGREGELIFRNIYYYLGATVPFKRLWISSQTDKAIKEGFANLKEGTEYDSLYMSARSRSESDWLIGINATQAITLAAGNRGLLSLGRVQTPTLAMICSRYLENKDFKPQTFYKIQAGFEKENIKFKATSEKIDKKELAEESIAKITVGSEALVTKVEAKETKEQPPLLFDLTSLQQDANKKYGYSADQTLNIAQALYEKKVITYPRTGSRYIGEDVFEQIEELFQHLADTAEEGIATISRNLIGAKLNKRSVDEKKVTDHHALLVTDEKPGALVQEQRNIYNMIAKRMVESFSDVCLKDITTVVINAAGVELIAKGTVIKQYGWRLSADQVELPDEDKNTEDQDNENAQLPKLIANELLEILSLELSERFTKAKPIHTEASLLKAMETSGKEIDDDEMRQAMKDCGLGTPATRAATIETLFQRDYIKRDKKKLIPTDKGLTVYNLVKDRSIAKVTLTGKWEQKLEEMRANKVSYEVFMKHIKDYTERITKELLQLRISIAHEEIKPLQKGKIKCPKCAAGQIQLFDKVAQCDHYARGCDFKIWRTLNGVLLEEKEMKNLLEKGRTSTLKGIKTKEGNTIEGTLIFENFKVGVQ